In one Drosophila albomicans strain 15112-1751.03 chromosome X, ASM965048v2, whole genome shotgun sequence genomic region, the following are encoded:
- the LOC117566247 gene encoding uncharacterized protein LOC117566247 isoform X2, protein MPQPSKPQYSFLCPGPKQLITSAASSSRSPSLSSAFYKDQQRNTPKMDVASRMHAMKVCNVLLARLWRRRCSEVSDLHELVRKYQLKANSMRDDLFMRNNMINREQVRSNRLEKELRRFKQGAIKTHNYEIVDNALNELNLLVAQLRYELDAKTQECKNCSELLLESKTERFREMRKFRECSQELAKQQVQNRILEMRNAELEDMLLNLKDSFQLQNDETAASVFASQEKIDNAYETLKGLEQEAFALEIKNNELMRDTQANMIMQEIEGVQQNIGIVRYLLWLSYRYLTYEIVANLLGFMLHNPTSRRGKPVTSLGLCLIIVILIGAFY, encoded by the exons ATGCCACAGCCATCGAAGCCTCAATACTCTTTCCTCTGCCCGGGACCAAAGCAACTGATAACATCGGCAGCTTCATCGTCGCGATCGCCATCGCTGAGTTCGGCCTTCTACAAGGATCAACAACGAAATACACCTAAGATGGATGTGGCCAGTCGTATGCATGCGATGAAGGTGTGCAACGTCCTGCTCGCTCGACTCTGGCGACGTCGTTGCTCCGAAGTCTCGGATCTTCATGAGCTGGTTCGCAAATATCAACTCAAG GCCAACAGCATGCGAGATGATCTGTTTATGCGCAACAATATGATCAATCGTGAGCAGGTACGCTCGAATCGCTTGGAAAAGGAGTTGCGTCGCTTTAAACAGGGTGCAATCAAAACGCACAACTACGAGATCGTTGACAATGCCTTGAACGAGCTAAATTTACTTGTGGCGCAACTGCGCTACGAGTTGGATGCAAAAACACAAGAGTGCAAAAACTGTTCGGAACTGTTGCTTGAGAGTAAAACTGAACGCTTTCGAGAGATGAGAAAATTTCGTGAATGCTCGCAAGAATTGGCCAAGCAGCAGGTACAAAATCGTATACTCGAGATGCGTAATGCCGAACTGGAGGATATG CTATTGAATCTGAAGGATAGTTTTCAGCTGCAAAATGATGAGACGGCGGCGTCTGTGTTTGCGTCACAGGAGAAAATAGATAATGCTTACGAGACCCTCAAGGGACTCGAACAGGAAGCCTTCGCATTAGAAAT CAAAAACAACGAACTGATGAGAGATACCCAAGCAAATATGATAATGCAAGAGATCGAAGGTGTGCAACAAAATATTGGAATAGTTCGCTACTTGCTATGGTTGAGCTATAGATATTTGACATACGAAATAGTTGCAAATTTACTCGGCTTTATGCTTCACAATCCAACGTCACGCCGAGGAAAACCCGTGACATCGTTGGGTCTCTGCCTAATAATCGTGATCCTTATAGGTGCCTTTTATTag
- the LOC117566247 gene encoding uncharacterized protein LOC117566247 isoform X1 has translation MSPSNIKKDQTQQPQRHIVLHSPRDWTAYETCLNRTLDELNSTFDKMPQPSKPQYSFLCPGPKQLITSAASSSRSPSLSSAFYKDQQRNTPKMDVASRMHAMKVCNVLLARLWRRRCSEVSDLHELVRKYQLKANSMRDDLFMRNNMINREQVRSNRLEKELRRFKQGAIKTHNYEIVDNALNELNLLVAQLRYELDAKTQECKNCSELLLESKTERFREMRKFRECSQELAKQQVQNRILEMRNAELEDMLLNLKDSFQLQNDETAASVFASQEKIDNAYETLKGLEQEAFALEIKNNELMRDTQANMIMQEIEGVQQNIGIVRYLLWLSYRYLTYEIVANLLGFMLHNPTSRRGKPVTSLGLCLIIVILIGAFY, from the exons ATGTCACCGTCTAACATTAAAAAGGACCAAACACAACAACCGCAGCGACATATCGTTCTGCATTCGCCACGCGATTGGACCGCATACGAAACGTGCTTGAATCGTACACTCGACGAACTCAATTCAACATTCGACAAGATGCCACAGCCATCGAAGCCTCAATACTCTTTCCTCTGCCCGGGACCAAAGCAACTGATAACATCGGCAGCTTCATCGTCGCGATCGCCATCGCTGAGTTCGGCCTTCTACAAGGATCAACAACGAAATACACCTAAGATGGATGTGGCCAGTCGTATGCATGCGATGAAGGTGTGCAACGTCCTGCTCGCTCGACTCTGGCGACGTCGTTGCTCCGAAGTCTCGGATCTTCATGAGCTGGTTCGCAAATATCAACTCAAG GCCAACAGCATGCGAGATGATCTGTTTATGCGCAACAATATGATCAATCGTGAGCAGGTACGCTCGAATCGCTTGGAAAAGGAGTTGCGTCGCTTTAAACAGGGTGCAATCAAAACGCACAACTACGAGATCGTTGACAATGCCTTGAACGAGCTAAATTTACTTGTGGCGCAACTGCGCTACGAGTTGGATGCAAAAACACAAGAGTGCAAAAACTGTTCGGAACTGTTGCTTGAGAGTAAAACTGAACGCTTTCGAGAGATGAGAAAATTTCGTGAATGCTCGCAAGAATTGGCCAAGCAGCAGGTACAAAATCGTATACTCGAGATGCGTAATGCCGAACTGGAGGATATG CTATTGAATCTGAAGGATAGTTTTCAGCTGCAAAATGATGAGACGGCGGCGTCTGTGTTTGCGTCACAGGAGAAAATAGATAATGCTTACGAGACCCTCAAGGGACTCGAACAGGAAGCCTTCGCATTAGAAAT CAAAAACAACGAACTGATGAGAGATACCCAAGCAAATATGATAATGCAAGAGATCGAAGGTGTGCAACAAAATATTGGAATAGTTCGCTACTTGCTATGGTTGAGCTATAGATATTTGACATACGAAATAGTTGCAAATTTACTCGGCTTTATGCTTCACAATCCAACGTCACGCCGAGGAAAACCCGTGACATCGTTGGGTCTCTGCCTAATAATCGTGATCCTTATAGGTGCCTTTTATTag
- the LOC117566247 gene encoding uncharacterized protein LOC117566247 isoform X3 yields MSPSNIKKDQTQQPQRHIVLHSPRDWTAYETCLNRTLDELNSTFDKMPQPSKPQYSFLCPGPKQLITSAASSSRSPSLSSAFYKDQQRNTPKMDVASRMHAMKVCNVLLARLWRRRCSEVSDLHELVRKYQLKANSMRDDLFMRNNMINREQVRSNRLEKELRRFKQGAIKTHNYEIVDNALNELNLLVAQLRYELDAKTQECKNCSELLLESKTERFREMRKFRECSQELAKQQVQNRILEMRNAELEDMQKQRTDERYPSKYDNARDRRCATKYWNSSLLAMVEL; encoded by the exons ATGTCACCGTCTAACATTAAAAAGGACCAAACACAACAACCGCAGCGACATATCGTTCTGCATTCGCCACGCGATTGGACCGCATACGAAACGTGCTTGAATCGTACACTCGACGAACTCAATTCAACATTCGACAAGATGCCACAGCCATCGAAGCCTCAATACTCTTTCCTCTGCCCGGGACCAAAGCAACTGATAACATCGGCAGCTTCATCGTCGCGATCGCCATCGCTGAGTTCGGCCTTCTACAAGGATCAACAACGAAATACACCTAAGATGGATGTGGCCAGTCGTATGCATGCGATGAAGGTGTGCAACGTCCTGCTCGCTCGACTCTGGCGACGTCGTTGCTCCGAAGTCTCGGATCTTCATGAGCTGGTTCGCAAATATCAACTCAAG GCCAACAGCATGCGAGATGATCTGTTTATGCGCAACAATATGATCAATCGTGAGCAGGTACGCTCGAATCGCTTGGAAAAGGAGTTGCGTCGCTTTAAACAGGGTGCAATCAAAACGCACAACTACGAGATCGTTGACAATGCCTTGAACGAGCTAAATTTACTTGTGGCGCAACTGCGCTACGAGTTGGATGCAAAAACACAAGAGTGCAAAAACTGTTCGGAACTGTTGCTTGAGAGTAAAACTGAACGCTTTCGAGAGATGAGAAAATTTCGTGAATGCTCGCAAGAATTGGCCAAGCAGCAGGTACAAAATCGTATACTCGAGATGCGTAATGCCGAACTGGAGGATATG CAAAAACAACGAACTGATGAGAGATACCCAAGCAAATATGATAATGCAAGAGATCGAAGGTGTGCAACAAAATATTGGAATAGTTCGCTACTTGCTATGGTTGAGCTATAG